A genomic segment from Pseudosulfitobacter sp. DSM 107133 encodes:
- a CDS encoding response regulator — MKILAVDDNPFILDFLPAVLRQANFTDISVAPSGREALDILAATDRPFDCLLLDIVMPDMDGITLCREIRKLAAYRNTPIIMLTLNTDAVSIEQAFVAGANDYITKPFSVKDIVGRLRVAKRMWEKTDVAPRLNPYDMQSDSQPGLHKFALRSPAFIEGVKQIVQPFSLGNYVSQLSRNHLDSCHIFAVRVEDIQNIYIHATSREFAQVMAAVARSVSRVVNCPELLMTHYGNGTLLCVLNGDNVPDWPEIEDLVQDEVDSLSLTYEDGREMPVAVTVGMPVHPNASRNQRVKMTFERAIKRAATREKAKFDTYASESMAV, encoded by the coding sequence ATGAAGATTCTAGCAGTTGATGATAACCCGTTTATTTTGGACTTTCTGCCGGCGGTCCTGCGGCAGGCAAATTTTACCGATATCAGCGTCGCCCCGTCCGGTCGTGAAGCGTTGGACATACTGGCGGCGACAGACAGGCCTTTTGACTGTCTGCTACTGGATATCGTGATGCCCGATATGGACGGCATTACCCTATGCCGCGAAATCCGCAAACTTGCGGCCTATCGCAACACGCCGATCATAATGCTGACTTTGAACACCGATGCGGTGTCAATCGAACAGGCCTTTGTGGCCGGGGCCAATGACTATATTACCAAGCCGTTTTCGGTAAAAGATATCGTCGGCCGGCTGCGTGTCGCCAAGCGTATGTGGGAGAAAACCGATGTTGCACCACGTCTTAACCCATATGACATGCAGTCTGACAGCCAGCCGGGCCTGCACAAGTTTGCGCTGAGAAGTCCTGCGTTTATCGAAGGTGTCAAACAGATCGTTCAGCCGTTTTCACTGGGCAATTATGTATCGCAGCTTTCGCGTAACCATCTGGACAGCTGTCATATTTTTGCGGTTCGGGTCGAAGATATTCAAAACATCTATATCCACGCTACCAGCCGCGAGTTCGCACAAGTGATGGCAGCCGTTGCGCGGTCTGTTTCGCGGGTTGTGAATTGCCCCGAGCTGTTGATGACGCATTATGGAAATGGCACCTTGCTGTGTGTTCTTAACGGCGACAACGTCCCCGACTGGCCCGAGATCGAAGATCTGGTTCAGGACGAGGTCGACAGCTTGTCCCTGACCTATGAGGATGGCCGTGAAATGCCGGTTGCCGTGACAGTTGGTATGCCGGTTCACCCCAACGCCAGCCGGAATCAGCGGGTGAAAATGACATTCGAACGGGCGATCAAACGGGCCGCGACCCGCGAGAAAGCCAAGTTCGACACATATGCGTCTGAATCGATGGCAGTATAA
- a CDS encoding IS110 family transposase, with product MNRITRDAILGIDVSRDWLDIHCLPSNQRLRLPNSEDGHARVGALAKSACALVCFEATGGQEWRLWSALDVAGVATRQLPPAQIKAFAASRGTRAKTDRIDAELIARFMAFRPDAGRTLPHEKIRLLRALVSKRGQLVETRKRLLAQIKAHAKLGSDDLFDVMDGDLKDLLDRQIAGLEVRIEQIIASEEGLATTAAILRSVPGIGPVASTMLIAEMPELGQITGEQAAALTGLAPIAHDSGAMRGKRAIGGGRRPLRHVMFQAALVASHHNPVLKPFADRLREAGKPHKVIITAVARKLVTIVNALCKSRQKWTTQLA from the coding sequence ATGAACAGGATAACACGAGACGCAATCCTTGGCATAGATGTCAGCCGCGATTGGCTGGACATTCATTGCCTGCCAAGCAATCAGAGACTTCGATTGCCCAATTCCGAGGACGGGCATGCGCGCGTGGGCGCCCTGGCAAAGTCAGCCTGTGCGCTGGTTTGTTTTGAGGCCACAGGGGGGCAGGAATGGCGTCTGTGGTCGGCCCTCGACGTTGCAGGGGTCGCGACCAGGCAACTGCCGCCCGCGCAAATCAAAGCCTTTGCCGCCAGCCGGGGCACGCGGGCGAAAACGGATAGGATCGACGCGGAGCTTATCGCGCGGTTCATGGCCTTTCGGCCTGATGCAGGGCGGACCTTGCCGCATGAAAAGATACGTCTTCTCAGGGCTTTGGTGTCCAAGCGTGGTCAGCTCGTCGAAACACGCAAACGGCTTTTGGCGCAAATCAAGGCGCATGCGAAACTGGGTTCGGATGATCTGTTCGACGTCATGGATGGTGACCTGAAAGACCTACTGGATCGCCAGATTGCAGGACTTGAGGTCCGGATCGAACAGATCATCGCCTCAGAGGAAGGCCTTGCCACGACTGCTGCCATCTTGCGTTCAGTTCCCGGCATTGGCCCGGTCGCCAGCACGATGTTGATCGCTGAAATGCCGGAACTCGGCCAGATCACGGGCGAACAAGCCGCCGCGCTGACAGGCCTTGCGCCCATTGCCCATGACAGCGGCGCGATGCGGGGCAAGCGCGCTATCGGAGGCGGCCGGCGCCCGCTGCGACACGTTATGTTCCAGGCGGCGCTCGTCGCCAGTCACCACAATCCCGTCCTGAAGCCGTTCGCAGACCGCCTTCGCGAAGCCGGAAAACCACACAAAGTGATAATCACCGCCGTCGCAAGAAAGCTTGTGACAATCGTGAACGCCCTTTGCAAAAGTCGGCAGAAATGGACTACTCAACTCGCTTGA
- the msrA gene encoding peptide-methionine (S)-S-oxide reductase MsrA, whose translation MIFQRLFLIAAACVGTATAVQAADMKTLTVAGGCFWCVEADFEKVKGVKEAVSGFAGGTVANPNYKQVVSGGTGHYEAVQITYDADIVTAGTLLNLFFRSVDPLDAGGQFCDRGDSYRTAIFAANPAQKQAAQQAKTEAQAALGKTVVTPILSAQPFYPADAYHQDYYKQSGLVLTRFGPKSKASAYKAYREACGRDKRVKELWGDDAPFVPGS comes from the coding sequence ATGATTTTTCAACGTTTGTTTTTGATCGCCGCCGCCTGTGTCGGCACCGCCACCGCTGTTCAGGCCGCAGATATGAAAACACTTACCGTCGCCGGCGGCTGTTTCTGGTGTGTCGAGGCTGACTTTGAAAAGGTCAAAGGCGTGAAAGAAGCCGTATCAGGCTTTGCCGGGGGCACCGTGGCCAACCCGAACTACAAGCAGGTCGTGTCAGGCGGAACTGGCCATTACGAAGCGGTGCAAATCACCTATGACGCGGATATTGTTACAGCAGGCACATTGCTGAACCTTTTCTTCCGCTCTGTCGATCCGCTGGATGCGGGTGGCCAGTTCTGCGACCGTGGCGACAGCTATCGCACAGCGATCTTCGCCGCCAATCCTGCGCAAAAGCAAGCAGCACAACAAGCCAAGACCGAGGCCCAAGCCGCCTTGGGCAAGACCGTGGTTACGCCCATCCTGTCCGCACAGCCGTTTTATCCAGCTGACGCCTATCATCAGGATTACTATAAGCAATCCGGTCTGGTGCTGACCCGCTTTGGCCCCAAATCCAAAGCGAGTGCCTACAAGGCCTATCGGGAAGCCTGCGGGCGCGACAAGCGGGTCAAAGAGCTGTGGGGCGATGACGCCCCGTTTGTTCCGGGCAGCTAG
- a CDS encoding HAD family hydrolase, with the protein MNTKRIAMWSGPRNLSTAMMYSFGARSDSKVVDEPFYAAYLKASGIDHPMRDEILAAQPTDGEKVAETLISPVSEPVFYQKHMAHHMIDGISRDWMDQMTNVFLIRHPARVLASYAQKREGPSLSDIGFVQQAALFDATEAPVVIDSADIRDNPEGMLRALCDAIGIDWDAGMLNWPAGGHADDGVWASHWYNAVHRSTGFAGAEGPLPELPPEYQDIADAAMPYYTRMAEKKLSL; encoded by the coding sequence ATGAACACCAAACGGATCGCAATGTGGTCGGGACCGCGCAACCTGTCGACGGCGATGATGTACAGCTTTGGCGCGCGCAGCGATTCCAAGGTGGTGGACGAGCCATTCTATGCTGCCTATCTGAAAGCGTCGGGCATCGACCATCCGATGCGTGATGAGATTTTGGCGGCGCAGCCTACTGACGGGGAAAAAGTCGCTGAAACGCTGATTTCCCCTGTGTCAGAGCCTGTTTTCTATCAAAAGCACATGGCGCACCACATGATTGACGGCATCTCGCGCGACTGGATGGACCAGATGACCAACGTGTTCCTGATCCGCCACCCGGCCCGCGTTCTGGCCAGCTATGCGCAGAAACGCGAGGGGCCGAGCCTGAGCGACATCGGGTTTGTCCAGCAGGCGGCGCTGTTCGATGCAACCGAGGCACCTGTTGTCATCGATTCCGCCGACATTCGTGACAACCCCGAGGGGATGCTGCGCGCATTGTGTGATGCGATTGGAATCGATTGGGATGCGGGCATGTTGAACTGGCCTGCCGGTGGCCACGCCGACGACGGCGTATGGGCGTCCCATTGGTACAACGCGGTGCACCGGTCAACGGGGTTCGCAGGGGCCGAAGGCCCGTTGCCGGAATTGCCGCCCGAATATCAGGACATCGCCGATGCGGCGATGCCCTATTATACGCGGATGGCAGAGAAAAAACTTAGCCTTTAA
- a CDS encoding argininosuccinate synthase: protein MSAPKKVVLAYSGGLDTSIILKWLQTEYGCEVVTFTADLGQGEELEPARAKAEMMGASSIYIEDVREEFVRDFVFPMFRANALYEGLYLLGTSIARPLISKRLVEIAAIEGADAVAHGATGKGNDQVRFELAAYALNPDIKVIAPWREWDLSSRTKLLEFAEKNQIPVAKDKRGEAPFSVDANLLHTSSEGKVLEDPAQDAPDYVYQRTVAPEDAPNTPEYIEVGFEKGDAVSVNGEAMSPATVLTKLNELGGKHGIGRLDLVEGRFVGMKSRGIYETPGGTILLEAHRGIEQITLDRGAAHLKDELMPKYAELIYNGFWFSPEREMLQALIDRSQEHVTGTVRLKLYKGLARTVGRWSEHSLYSEAHVTFEDDAGAYDQKDAAGFIQLNALRLKLLAARNRRLKG, encoded by the coding sequence ATGAGCGCGCCAAAGAAAGTAGTGCTGGCCTATTCCGGCGGCCTCGACACCTCGATCATCCTGAAATGGCTGCAAACCGAATACGGTTGCGAAGTCGTCACATTCACCGCCGACCTGGGTCAGGGCGAAGAGCTGGAGCCCGCGCGGGCCAAGGCCGAAATGATGGGCGCGTCGTCGATCTATATCGAAGACGTCCGTGAAGAATTCGTGCGCGATTTCGTGTTCCCGATGTTCCGCGCCAACGCGCTGTACGAAGGGTTGTACTTGCTGGGCACCTCGATCGCGCGCCCGCTGATTTCCAAACGTCTGGTGGAAATCGCCGCCATCGAAGGCGCCGATGCCGTCGCCCACGGTGCCACCGGCAAGGGCAACGATCAGGTGCGCTTCGAACTGGCCGCCTATGCGCTGAACCCCGACATCAAGGTGATCGCGCCATGGCGTGAATGGGATCTGTCCAGCCGCACCAAGCTGCTGGAATTTGCCGAAAAGAACCAGATTCCCGTGGCCAAGGACAAACGCGGCGAAGCGCCGTTCTCGGTCGATGCGAACCTTCTGCACACCTCGTCCGAGGGCAAAGTGCTGGAAGACCCCGCGCAGGACGCGCCCGATTACGTCTATCAACGCACCGTCGCGCCCGAGGATGCACCAAACACGCCCGAATACATCGAAGTCGGGTTTGAGAAGGGCGATGCAGTCTCTGTCAACGGCGAAGCGATGTCGCCTGCGACTGTGCTGACCAAGCTGAACGAACTGGGCGGCAAGCACGGCATTGGCCGTCTTGACCTGGTCGAGGGTCGTTTTGTCGGCATGAAATCACGCGGCATCTATGAAACGCCCGGCGGCACCATCCTGTTGGAAGCGCACCGTGGCATCGAACAGATCACGCTGGACCGGGGTGCGGCGCACCTGAAAGACGAGCTGATGCCGAAATATGCCGAGCTGATCTACAACGGCTTCTGGTTCTCGCCCGAGCGTGAAATGCTGCAGGCGTTGATCGACCGCAGCCAGGAACATGTGACAGGCACCGTGCGTCTGAAACTGTACAAAGGTCTGGCGCGCACCGTGGGCCGTTGGTCCGAACACTCGCTGTATTCAGAGGCACACGTGACCTTCGAAGACGACGCAGGCGCCTATGACCAGAAAGACGCCGCAGGGTTCATTCAACTGAACGCCCTGCGCCTGAAACTGCTGGCCGCGCGCAACCGTCGCCTTAAAGGCTAA
- the ilvA gene encoding threonine ammonia-lyase IlvA → MTFKDDARTATAEMRAVFPATPLLRNDLLSARYDADIWLKREDLSPVRSYKLRGAFNAMRKVIPGQSVFVCASAGNHAQGVAFMCRHFGVRGVIFMPVTTPQQKVQKTRMFGGDAVEVRLIGDYFDDTLASAQAFCAQEGAHFLSPFDDEDVIEGQASVAVEIEEQLGRVPDRIVLPVGGGGLSSGVYSYFGADTHYTFVEPSGAKSLAAAVEAGQPTEVKSVNTFVDGAAVATIGVRTFDRLRGIARSDVIDLSEDRICTTILEMLNVEGIVLEPAGALSIEALGDLRDHIRGKTVVCVASGGNFDFERLPEVKERALRYSGVKKYFILRLPQRPGALKDFLSLLGPNDDIARFEYLKKSARNFGSVLIGIETSAPENFTGFFARLDAGGFAYTDITNNETVAQFVI, encoded by the coding sequence ATGACGTTCAAAGATGATGCCCGGACCGCCACCGCCGAAATGCGCGCGGTTTTCCCAGCGACCCCGCTGTTGCGCAACGATCTGCTGTCGGCGCGCTATGACGCTGACATCTGGCTGAAACGCGAGGACCTGAGCCCGGTGCGGTCCTACAAATTGCGCGGAGCGTTCAATGCCATGCGCAAGGTCATTCCGGGACAGTCGGTTTTTGTCTGCGCTTCGGCGGGCAACCACGCGCAGGGCGTGGCGTTCATGTGCCGGCACTTTGGCGTGCGTGGGGTGATCTTCATGCCGGTGACGACGCCGCAGCAGAAGGTGCAGAAAACGCGCATGTTCGGTGGGGACGCCGTCGAAGTGCGGCTGATCGGTGACTATTTCGACGACACCCTCGCCTCGGCACAGGCATTTTGCGCGCAAGAAGGCGCGCATTTCCTGTCGCCTTTCGATGATGAGGACGTGATCGAAGGGCAGGCGTCTGTCGCCGTCGAGATCGAAGAACAGCTGGGCCGCGTGCCGGACCGTATTGTGCTGCCTGTGGGCGGCGGCGGGTTGTCGTCGGGGGTTTACAGTTATTTCGGGGCGGACACGCACTATACCTTCGTTGAACCCTCCGGTGCCAAAAGTCTGGCAGCGGCAGTCGAGGCGGGCCAGCCGACCGAGGTGAAGTCGGTCAACACGTTCGTGGACGGTGCTGCGGTGGCAACCATTGGCGTGCGCACCTTTGACCGGTTGCGCGGCATTGCCCGCAGCGATGTGATCGACCTGTCCGAAGATCGCATTTGCACAACCATACTGGAAATGCTGAACGTCGAGGGGATTGTTCTGGAGCCTGCCGGCGCCCTGAGCATCGAGGCGCTGGGCGATTTGCGGGACCATATTCGCGGTAAGACAGTGGTTTGTGTCGCTTCGGGCGGGAACTTTGATTTCGAACGTCTGCCCGAGGTTAAGGAACGCGCGCTGCGCTATTCCGGCGTCAAAAAATACTTCATCCTGCGGCTGCCGCAGCGCCCCGGTGCGCTCAAGGACTTCCTGTCGCTGCTGGGGCCCAACGACGACATCGCGCGGTTTGAGTATCTGAAGAAATCGGCCCGCAACTTTGGTTCGGTCCTGATCGGGATCGAAACCAGTGCGCCCGAGAACTTTACCGGATTTTTCGCGCGGCTGGATGCGGGCGGCTTTGCCTATACGGACATCACCAACAACGAGACCGTCGCGCAATTTGTCATCTAG
- a CDS encoding SDR family oxidoreductase translates to MDYQDKVIVVTGGASGIGAAMVRKFAALGARVCVADLNMDAAQGLADQVGGMAMLCDVTSEADIVALCDGVTATLGPIDMFVSNAGLGRGQPDHAASASNETWMLNWNVHVMAHVYAARALLPQMIERGSGYFVNVASAAGLLNQIGDAAYSATKHAAVSFAESLAISHGHDGIGVSVLCPQYVATPLIDLADADAANHPSLMTADDVAQATIDGIARKQFRILSHPAVGEYVKVRSNDPDAWLEGMRRLKAKAERELGQAGIRDFYKLV, encoded by the coding sequence ATGGATTATCAGGACAAGGTTATTGTCGTCACCGGCGGGGCCAGCGGCATCGGTGCCGCGATGGTGCGCAAGTTTGCGGCCTTGGGTGCGCGGGTCTGCGTGGCCGATCTGAACATGGACGCAGCGCAGGGGCTGGCCGATCAGGTGGGCGGCATGGCGATGCTTTGCGATGTGACGTCCGAAGCCGACATCGTGGCGTTGTGTGACGGGGTTACCGCGACGTTGGGGCCGATTGATATGTTTGTCTCGAATGCAGGGTTGGGGCGTGGCCAGCCGGATCATGCGGCGTCGGCGTCGAATGAAACATGGATGCTGAACTGGAACGTGCATGTGATGGCGCATGTTTACGCCGCGCGGGCGTTGCTGCCGCAGATGATTGAACGCGGGTCGGGGTATTTCGTCAATGTCGCTTCGGCAGCGGGATTGCTGAACCAGATCGGTGATGCGGCCTATTCCGCGACGAAACACGCTGCTGTCAGCTTTGCTGAATCGCTGGCAATCAGCCATGGCCATGACGGAATCGGCGTATCTGTGCTGTGTCCGCAGTATGTGGCGACGCCGCTGATTGATCTGGCCGATGCAGATGCCGCCAACCATCCATCGTTGATGACGGCGGATGATGTGGCGCAGGCTACGATCGACGGGATTGCGCGCAAGCAGTTTCGCATTCTGTCGCACCCTGCGGTCGGCGAATACGTCAAGGTGCGTTCCAATGATCCCGACGCCTGGCTGGAAGGCATGCGCAGGCTCAAAGCCAAGGCGGAACGCGAGCTGGGTCAGGCCGGGATCAGGGATTTCTACAAGCTGGTTTAG
- a CDS encoding Hpt domain-containing protein: protein MIDWTQVTALRDQIGAEEMDEVVNLFIEEVEEVTERMRQSPHTADLKHDLHFLKSCALNLGFSDFSDLCQKGEKMARQGQADQVDIAQMLHSYDASKSCFLDQKNSVLEA, encoded by the coding sequence ATGATTGACTGGACTCAGGTAACAGCGCTGCGTGACCAGATTGGCGCGGAAGAAATGGATGAGGTGGTCAACCTGTTTATCGAAGAGGTTGAAGAGGTGACCGAGCGGATGCGCCAGTCCCCGCATACCGCCGATCTGAAACACGACCTGCATTTCCTGAAAAGCTGTGCGCTTAACCTCGGCTTTTCAGATTTCTCTGACCTGTGCCAAAAAGGCGAGAAAATGGCCCGACAGGGTCAGGCCGATCAGGTCGACATCGCGCAGATGTTGCACAGCTATGATGCCTCAAAAAGCTGCTTTCTGGATCAAAAAAACAGTGTTCTGGAGGCCTAG
- a CDS encoding fused response regulator/phosphatase, which translates to MQATVPIQTEQQHSDGPDRRRRRIALIVDDSRLQRHILCKTVRGWGFDVVEAASGDAALEICRDVTPDLVLSDWMMPGMNGLEFCDAFRKLEGDEYGYFILLTSKSEKEEVARGLEAGADDFVSKPVDLNELRARITAGDRILQMQRELTGKNQLISQTLRELQRLYDSIDKDLLEAKKLQQSLVRERAVAFEQGHVSLLLRPSGHVGGDLVGFFRSGDNHLGLYAIDVSGHGISSALMTARLAGYLSSTAPDQNVALTANSDGIYRIRPPLEVMRAINNLVLNEMDTEHYFTMLLADVDLNTGNVTLAQAGHPHPLVQRSDGRIEQVGPGGFPVGLVHDAEFSQFDLQLRSGDRLLLCSDGVTECPNDAGDLLDEDGLGHIMHSLHGVTGPTFFEALIWKLSEFAGNQDFPDDVSGVLFEYQASPAT; encoded by the coding sequence ATGCAGGCAACCGTCCCGATTCAGACAGAGCAGCAGCACAGCGACGGGCCAGACCGGCGACGGCGGCGTATCGCGTTGATCGTGGATGACAGCCGTTTGCAGCGTCACATCCTGTGTAAAACGGTGCGCGGCTGGGGGTTCGACGTTGTCGAGGCGGCCTCGGGCGATGCGGCGCTGGAAATCTGTCGGGATGTGACCCCTGATCTGGTGCTCAGCGACTGGATGATGCCGGGCATGAACGGGCTGGAATTCTGCGATGCCTTTCGCAAGCTGGAAGGCGACGAATACGGCTATTTCATCCTGCTGACATCGAAATCGGAAAAAGAGGAAGTGGCACGCGGCCTTGAGGCCGGGGCCGATGATTTTGTCAGCAAGCCGGTGGATCTGAATGAATTGCGCGCGCGGATCACGGCGGGCGACCGCATTTTGCAGATGCAACGCGAACTGACAGGCAAGAACCAACTGATTTCGCAAACTTTACGCGAATTGCAACGCCTGTACGACAGTATCGACAAGGATCTGCTTGAGGCGAAAAAATTACAACAGTCTCTGGTGCGGGAACGCGCGGTTGCCTTTGAACAGGGGCATGTGTCGTTGCTGCTGCGTCCCAGCGGTCATGTCGGTGGTGATCTGGTCGGGTTCTTTCGTTCGGGCGACAACCATCTGGGGCTGTATGCCATTGATGTGTCGGGCCACGGGATCAGCTCGGCGCTGATGACGGCACGGCTCGCGGGCTATCTGTCGTCGACGGCACCGGATCAGAACGTGGCGTTGACGGCAAACTCTGACGGTATCTATCGCATTCGCCCGCCGCTTGAGGTCATGCGGGCGATCAACAATCTGGTTCTGAACGAGATGGACACAGAGCACTATTTTACCATGCTTCTTGCCGATGTTGATCTGAACACGGGCAATGTTACCCTGGCACAGGCGGGCCATCCGCATCCTTTGGTGCAGCGCAGTGATGGGCGGATCGAGCAGGTCGGCCCCGGTGGATTTCCCGTGGGGCTGGTTCATGACGCCGAGTTTTCGCAGTTTGATCTGCAATTGCGTTCCGGCGACAGGCTTTTGCTGTGTTCCGATGGAGTCACGGAATGCCCGAACGATGCAGGTGATCTGCTGGACGAGGACGGGCTGGGACACATCATGCACAGTCTTCATGGTGTCACCGGCCCCACATTTTTCGAGGCGCTGATCTGGAAGCTGAGTGAATTTGCGGGCAATCAGGATTTTCCCGACGACGTGTCGGGGGTGTTGTTCGAATATCAGGCCAGCCCCGCAACGTAG
- a CDS encoding NUDIX hydrolase, whose protein sequence is MIRRVGPPPIKGQKYTQRAGAYAILPVPGGVLLTGQQGDWLDIQLPGGGIDPGESPLQTLHREVMEETGWAISQPLRLGAFRRFVYMPEYDLCAEKLCTVFVAHPTRRICDPIEPDHITLVLPWAEAIESIGNAGDRMFLQRYVAGLA, encoded by the coding sequence ATGATCCGACGCGTGGGACCGCCCCCGATCAAAGGTCAGAAATACACCCAACGCGCAGGCGCCTATGCGATTTTGCCGGTTCCGGGCGGCGTGCTTTTGACGGGTCAGCAAGGCGACTGGCTGGACATCCAGCTGCCCGGTGGGGGCATTGATCCGGGCGAATCCCCCCTGCAAACACTGCACCGCGAGGTGATGGAGGAAACCGGCTGGGCGATCTCGCAACCGCTGCGGTTGGGCGCATTCCGGCGGTTTGTCTACATGCCCGAGTATGATCTTTGCGCCGAAAAGCTGTGTACCGTGTTTGTCGCGCACCCGACGCGGCGCATTTGCGATCCGATTGAACCGGACCACATTACGCTGGTGTTGCCGTGGGCCGAGGCAATCGAAAGCATCGGCAACGCCGGCGACCGGATGTTCTTGCAGCGCTACGTTGCGGGGCTGGCCTGA
- a CDS encoding Hsp33 family molecular chaperone HslO encodes MTLGNQLVWDDTVLPFQLDASDIRGRVARLDGVLGGILKQHDYPTQVEALVAEMALLTALIGQTIKLRWKLSLQVQSKGPVRMIATDYYGPSEEGEPARIRAYASYDADRLTDGAPIDNVGEGYFAVIIDQGQDMAPYQGISPLAGTSLAASAEAYFAQSEQLPTRFQLNFGKSTEGSGAEHWRAGGVMLQHMPGASPLMAKSEGEGDVLKPSDLLHGDKHENWNRVNILLDTVEELELIGPQVPPNDLLLRLFHEELPRVFDTQAVRFGCTCSEERVRQSLSIYSARDIETMTTDDGRVTADCQFCGAHYDLDPKTVGFDAEKAPGDD; translated from the coding sequence ATGACACTCGGAAACCAACTCGTGTGGGACGACACGGTCCTGCCTTTTCAGCTTGATGCCTCGGACATTCGTGGCCGCGTGGCGCGGCTGGACGGTGTGTTGGGCGGTATTCTCAAACAACATGACTATCCCACGCAGGTCGAAGCCCTGGTCGCCGAGATGGCGCTTCTGACGGCTTTGATCGGTCAAACCATTAAACTGCGCTGGAAGCTGTCGCTGCAAGTGCAATCCAAAGGTCCGGTGCGGATGATCGCGACCGATTACTATGGTCCGTCCGAAGAGGGCGAGCCTGCCCGCATCCGCGCCTATGCCAGCTATGACGCCGACCGGCTGACCGATGGCGCGCCCATCGATAACGTCGGCGAGGGTTATTTTGCCGTCATTATCGACCAGGGCCAGGACATGGCACCCTATCAGGGTATTTCGCCGCTGGCGGGAACGTCGCTGGCGGCCAGTGCCGAGGCGTATTTTGCGCAGTCCGAGCAATTGCCGACACGGTTCCAGCTGAACTTTGGCAAAAGCACCGAAGGCAGCGGGGCGGAACATTGGCGTGCCGGGGGCGTGATGTTGCAGCACATGCCCGGAGCATCGCCGCTGATGGCGAAATCGGAAGGCGAGGGCGATGTTCTCAAGCCGTCCGACCTGCTGCATGGCGACAAGCATGAGAACTGGAACCGCGTGAACATCCTGCTGGACACGGTCGAAGAGCTTGAGCTGATCGGCCCGCAAGTCCCGCCAAATGATTTGCTGCTGCGTCTCTTCCACGAGGAACTGCCGCGCGTGTTCGATACGCAAGCGGTGCGTTTTGGCTGCACCTGTTCGGAAGAGCGTGTACGCCAAAGCCTGTCGATCTATTCGGCGCGCGACATCGAAACGATGACAACAGACGATGGCCGCGTGACCGCCGATTGCCAGTTCTGCGGCGCGCATTACGATCTGGACCCGAAAACAGTTGGTTTTGATGCAGAAAAGGCGCCCGGTGACGATTGA
- a CDS encoding CoA pyrophosphatase — protein MTIDLNAIKAALDRPGRPSSDFDLNPGTVLPEGRKLRPAGVLAAMVDGAAGLELILTTRSSALKHHPGQIAFPGGKQDDTDTDVTAAALREAHEEIGLPPELVQVLGTLPPHETGTGFLVTPVLAYVGEPFQVLPETGEVAEVFRVPLSHVLNPDNYITQSRRWRGVMRTYYTVPYGPYYIWGATARMLRAWTERMT, from the coding sequence GTGACGATTGATCTGAACGCCATCAAGGCCGCGCTGGACCGTCCGGGGCGGCCTTCGTCCGATTTTGACCTGAACCCTGGTACGGTGCTGCCCGAGGGGCGTAAGCTGCGCCCGGCGGGTGTGCTGGCAGCGATGGTTGACGGCGCGGCGGGGCTGGAGCTGATCCTGACTACGCGGTCGTCGGCGCTGAAACATCACCCGGGGCAGATCGCCTTTCCCGGTGGCAAACAGGATGACACCGATACCGATGTGACCGCCGCTGCCCTGCGCGAGGCGCATGAGGAGATCGGCCTGCCGCCGGAACTGGTGCAGGTGCTGGGCACGCTGCCGCCGCATGAAACCGGCACCGGATTTCTGGTCACACCGGTTCTGGCCTATGTCGGCGAGCCGTTTCAGGTCTTGCCCGAAACCGGCGAAGTGGCCGAGGTGTTCCGGGTGCCGCTGAGCCATGTGCTGAACCCTGACAATTACATCACCCAATCACGGCGCTGGCGCGGGGTGATGCGCACCTATTACACGGTGCCCTACGGTCCCTATTACATTTGGGGCGCAACCGCGCGTATGTTGCGGGCATGGACCGAACGGATGACATGA